In Acidovorax sp. 106, the following proteins share a genomic window:
- a CDS encoding threo-3-hydroxy-L-aspartate ammonia-lyase: MTMTRLPVPTFDDITAAAQRLQGIAHRTPVLRSTSADESTGAHIFFKCENLQRTGAFKFRGAYNTLQQFTPEQRERGVLAFSAGNHAQAIALSARLLDMPAVIVMPEDAPAAKMAATREYGAQVVTYNRYTEDREAISHRLAQERGMTLVPPFDHPHVIAGQGTAALELLQEVPDLDYLFVCVGGGGLLAGSTLAAQAVAPQCRLVGVEPEAGNDGQQSFKAGHIVQISTPHTIADGAQTQALGQLTFPIIAQGVEDMVTATDEQLVQALRFFAERMKMVVEPTGALAFAGVRTGSVDVRGKRVGVLISGGNVDLARYARFLAD; this comes from the coding sequence ATGACCATGACCCGCTTGCCCGTGCCCACCTTTGATGACATCACCGCAGCCGCACAGCGGCTGCAGGGCATTGCCCACCGCACGCCAGTGCTGCGCTCTACCAGTGCAGACGAGAGCACCGGGGCACACATTTTCTTCAAGTGCGAGAACCTGCAGCGCACCGGCGCCTTCAAGTTTCGCGGGGCGTACAACACGCTGCAGCAGTTCACGCCCGAGCAGCGCGAGCGCGGCGTGCTGGCGTTTTCTGCAGGCAACCACGCCCAGGCCATCGCCCTGTCGGCCCGGCTGCTGGACATGCCTGCCGTCATCGTCATGCCCGAAGACGCGCCCGCCGCCAAAATGGCCGCCACCCGCGAATACGGCGCACAGGTGGTGACCTACAACCGCTACACCGAAGACCGCGAAGCCATCAGCCACCGCCTGGCGCAAGAGCGCGGCATGACCTTGGTGCCGCCCTTTGACCACCCCCACGTCATTGCCGGGCAAGGCACCGCCGCACTGGAGCTGCTGCAAGAGGTGCCCGACCTGGACTACCTCTTCGTCTGCGTGGGCGGCGGTGGCCTGCTGGCGGGCAGCACCCTGGCCGCGCAGGCCGTGGCACCGCAATGCCGCCTGGTGGGCGTGGAGCCCGAGGCGGGCAACGACGGCCAGCAATCGTTCAAGGCCGGGCACATCGTGCAGATTTCCACGCCCCACACGATTGCCGATGGCGCGCAAACGCAGGCCCTGGGGCAGCTCACCTTCCCCATCATTGCCCAGGGTGTGGAAGACATGGTCACCGCCACCGACGAGCAACTGGTGCAGGCCCTGCGCTTTTTTGCAGAGCGCATGAAGATGGTGGTGGAGCCCACCGGCGCGCTGGCCTTTGCCGGGGTGCGCACCGGCAGTGTGGACGTGCGCGGCAAGCGCGTGGGCGTGCTCATCAGTGGCGGCAATGTGGACCTGGCCCGCTACGCCCGCTTTTTGGCAGATTGA
- the upp gene encoding uracil phosphoribosyltransferase — translation MSNVTVITHPLVQHKLTLMRKKDASTNSFRRLLGELSTLMAYEVTRDMPLQDVQIETPLETMTGKMIDGKKLVLVSILRAGNGFLDGMLNVVPGARVGHIGLYRDPKTLQPVEYYFKMPSEMEERDIIVVDPMLATGNSAAACVDRLKQLKPRSIKFVCLLAAPEGVATLQKAHPDVPIFTAAIDRELNDHGYILPGLGDAGDRIFGTK, via the coding sequence ATGAGCAACGTCACCGTCATCACCCACCCCCTCGTCCAGCACAAGCTCACGCTCATGCGCAAGAAAGACGCCAGCACCAACAGCTTTCGGCGCCTGCTGGGCGAGCTGTCCACGCTGATGGCCTACGAGGTGACCCGCGACATGCCGCTGCAAGATGTGCAGATCGAAACGCCGCTGGAGACCATGACGGGCAAGATGATCGACGGCAAGAAGCTGGTGCTCGTCTCCATCCTGCGCGCAGGCAACGGCTTTTTGGACGGCATGCTGAACGTGGTGCCCGGTGCCCGCGTGGGCCATATCGGCCTGTACCGCGACCCCAAGACGCTGCAGCCGGTCGAGTACTACTTCAAGATGCCCTCCGAGATGGAAGAGCGCGACATCATCGTGGTCGACCCCATGCTGGCCACCGGCAACTCGGCCGCAGCCTGCGTGGACCGGCTCAAGCAACTCAAGCCCCGCTCCATCAAGTTCGTGTGCCTGCTGGCCGCCCCCGAGGGCGTGGCCACGCTGCAAAAGGCCCACCCTGATGTACCGATCTTCACCGCCGCCATCGACCGCGAACTCAACGACCACGGCTACATCCTGCCGGGTCTGGGCGACGCAGGCGACCGCATCTTCGGCACCAAGTAA
- a CDS encoding nitrite reductase — protein sequence MTTRKLARLAALAMSTLALTAYADDKKSVTPAEMNYQAGSSPLANQPMYQSTNPAAPKMTQAEFDRARQTYFERCAGCHGVLRKGATGKPLTPDVTLPKGTDYLKVFIAYGSPAGMPNWQTSGEMSESDVDMMARYIQQDPPMPPEWSMADMKKTWKVLVPPKDRPTKKMNDYNIANIFSTTLRDAGEVALIDGDTKQIINIIKTGYAVHISRTSASGRYLFVIGRDGRVNMIDLWMAKPDNVAEIRIGLEARSVDTSKYKGKEGDFTDKLAIAGAYWPPQFVIMNGDTLEPMKIVSTRGMTVDTQEYHPEPRVASIVASHFKPEFIVNVKETGKTLMVDYKDVDALKITELGSARFLHDGGWDSTKRYFMVAANNSNKIGVVDAKEGKLQAVVDVGKIPHPGRGANFVHPKFGPVWSTGHLGDETISLIGTDPKKHAQYAFKEVAKLKGPGGGALFIKSHPKSQHLYSDAPLNPDPKVSQSVVVYDIKNLDKGYTVLPIAEWAGLPDDGGAKRVVQPEFNKAGDEVWFAVWSAKDKQSALVVVDDKTLKLKAVIKDPRLVTPTGHFNINNTQHDVY from the coding sequence ATGACAACCCGAAAGCTGGCGCGCCTTGCGGCACTGGCAATGTCCACTCTGGCCCTTACGGCGTATGCCGATGACAAGAAGAGCGTGACACCCGCCGAGATGAACTACCAGGCAGGCTCGTCCCCTTTGGCCAATCAGCCGATGTACCAAAGCACAAACCCTGCCGCGCCCAAAATGACGCAGGCCGAGTTTGACCGTGCTCGCCAAACTTACTTTGAGCGTTGCGCTGGCTGCCACGGCGTGCTGCGCAAGGGCGCCACCGGTAAGCCCCTGACGCCTGATGTGACGCTGCCCAAGGGCACGGATTACCTCAAGGTGTTCATCGCCTACGGCTCGCCCGCTGGCATGCCTAACTGGCAGACTTCGGGTGAGATGAGCGAGTCCGACGTGGACATGATGGCCCGCTACATCCAGCAAGACCCCCCTATGCCTCCCGAGTGGAGCATGGCGGACATGAAGAAGACCTGGAAGGTGCTGGTGCCGCCGAAGGACCGCCCAACCAAGAAGATGAACGATTACAACATCGCCAACATCTTCTCGACCACGCTGCGTGATGCGGGCGAAGTGGCGCTGATCGATGGCGACACCAAGCAGATCATCAACATCATCAAGACCGGCTACGCGGTGCACATCTCGCGCACCTCGGCATCGGGCCGCTACCTGTTCGTGATCGGCCGCGATGGCCGCGTGAACATGATCGATCTGTGGATGGCCAAGCCCGACAACGTCGCTGAAATCCGCATTGGCCTGGAAGCCCGTTCGGTGGACACCTCCAAGTACAAGGGCAAGGAAGGCGACTTCACCGACAAGCTGGCCATTGCTGGCGCTTACTGGCCCCCTCAGTTCGTCATCATGAATGGCGACACGCTGGAGCCCATGAAGATCGTCTCGACCCGTGGCATGACGGTGGACACGCAGGAGTACCACCCCGAGCCCCGCGTGGCCTCGATCGTGGCTTCGCACTTCAAGCCTGAGTTCATCGTGAACGTGAAGGAAACCGGCAAGACGCTGATGGTGGACTACAAGGATGTGGACGCCCTCAAGATCACCGAGCTGGGTTCGGCCCGCTTCCTGCACGACGGTGGCTGGGATTCGACCAAGCGCTACTTCATGGTGGCCGCTAACAACAGCAACAAGATTGGTGTGGTGGATGCCAAGGAAGGCAAGCTGCAAGCCGTGGTGGACGTGGGCAAGATCCCTCACCCAGGCCGTGGCGCCAACTTTGTGCACCCCAAGTTCGGTCCTGTGTGGTCCACGGGTCACTTGGGTGACGAGACCATCTCGCTGATCGGCACCGACCCCAAGAAGCATGCCCAGTATGCGTTCAAGGAAGTGGCCAAGCTCAAGGGCCCAGGCGGCGGTGCGCTGTTCATCAAGAGCCACCCCAAGTCGCAGCACTTGTACTCGGACGCTCCACTGAATCCTGATCCAAAGGTCTCGCAGTCGGTGGTGGTGTACGACATCAAGAACCTGGACAAGGGCTACACCGTGCTGCCGATTGCCGAGTGGGCTGGCCTGCCTGATGATGGCGGTGCCAAGCGCGTGGTGCAGCCAGAGTTCAACAAGGCGGGCGACGAGGTGTGGTTTGCCGTCTGGTCTGCCAAGGACAAGCAATCTGCCCTGGTGGTGGTGGACGACAAGACCCTCAAGCTCAAGGCTGTGATCAAGGACCCACGCCTGGTCACGCCTACGGGTCACTTCAACATCAACAACACGCAGCACGACGTGTATTGA
- a CDS encoding BMP family protein produces the protein MTTRRIFTGRLLCTSMALSAAMAMAPSLAAAQSKLKVAAIYTVPFEQQWVSRIHKALKAAEARGEIEYKASENVSNADYERVMREYATGGNQLIVGEAFAVEAAARKVAKDFPKTSFLLGSSGKPQAPNFSVFDNYIQEPAYLSGMIAGGMTKSNKIGMVGGFPIPEVNRLMHAFMAGAKETNPKVEFTITFINSWFDPPKAKEATFAMIDKGADVLYAERFGVSDAAKEKGKLAIGNVIDTQPQYPDTVVASALWHMEPSIDRALKLVKDGKFTAEDYGPYSMMKHKGSELAPLGTFEKKVPADIVAKVKAKEADILAGKFTVKVDDSQPKSTAK, from the coding sequence ATGACCACTCGCCGCATCTTCACCGGACGCCTGCTCTGCACCTCCATGGCCCTCTCAGCCGCCATGGCGATGGCGCCCTCACTGGCTGCAGCGCAGTCCAAGCTCAAGGTCGCAGCGATCTACACGGTGCCCTTTGAGCAGCAATGGGTCAGCCGCATCCACAAGGCCCTCAAGGCGGCCGAAGCGCGCGGAGAGATCGAATACAAGGCCAGTGAAAACGTCAGCAACGCCGACTACGAGCGCGTGATGCGCGAATACGCCACCGGCGGCAACCAGCTCATCGTGGGCGAGGCTTTTGCGGTAGAAGCCGCCGCCCGCAAGGTGGCCAAGGACTTCCCCAAAACCTCATTCCTGCTCGGCTCGTCGGGCAAGCCGCAGGCGCCCAATTTCAGCGTGTTCGACAACTACATCCAGGAGCCTGCCTACCTCAGCGGCATGATCGCGGGCGGCATGACCAAGTCCAACAAGATCGGCATGGTGGGCGGCTTCCCCATCCCCGAGGTCAACCGCCTGATGCACGCCTTCATGGCCGGCGCCAAAGAGACCAACCCCAAGGTCGAGTTCACCATCACCTTCATCAACAGCTGGTTTGACCCACCCAAGGCCAAGGAAGCCACCTTCGCCATGATCGACAAGGGCGCCGACGTGCTGTATGCCGAGCGCTTTGGCGTGAGCGACGCGGCCAAGGAAAAAGGCAAGCTCGCCATCGGCAACGTGATCGACACCCAGCCGCAGTACCCCGACACCGTGGTGGCCTCTGCCCTGTGGCACATGGAGCCCAGCATCGACCGCGCGCTGAAGCTGGTCAAGGACGGCAAATTCACCGCCGAGGACTACGGCCCGTATTCGATGATGAAGCACAAGGGCTCGGAGCTCGCGCCCCTGGGCACTTTCGAGAAGAAGGTGCCCGCCGATATCGTCGCCAAGGTCAAGGCCAAAGAAGCCGACATCCTGGCGGGCAAGTTCACAGTGAAGGTAGACGACAGCCAGCCCAAATCCACGGCCAAGTAA
- a CDS encoding 5'-methylthioadenosine/S-adenosylhomocysteine nucleosidase: MTSLPVAKASQVTRCSRLLGAAALAAMVAGCAATAPGKTAVRLDDTPRIAVISAFAPELTVLLPEVQQPAKHSINGVEFTTGTLEGKPVVVFLSGISMTNAAMNTQLVLDRFNVSHVVFSGIAGGVNPSLHIGDVTVPAQWGQYMEWLMAREDQPGQYSAPAWMQSELTLPAFGMMHPRPVEVRSAANPQLSKKFWFEADPKMLATARSVQNVGLEHCLAATCLKQRPLLVVGGNGVSGQAFVDNKAFREYAFKTFEANVLDMETAATAMVAHSNGVPYIAFRSLSDLAGGGDGENEMDTFMGMAAANSAKVLRAFLAAWK, translated from the coding sequence ATGACCTCACTCCCCGTCGCAAAGGCCTCGCAGGTCACCCGCTGTTCACGTCTTTTGGGCGCTGCGGCATTGGCCGCCATGGTCGCAGGCTGCGCTGCCACAGCGCCCGGCAAGACGGCGGTCCGGCTGGACGATACGCCCCGCATCGCCGTCATCTCCGCCTTCGCCCCCGAGCTGACCGTGCTGCTGCCCGAGGTGCAGCAGCCCGCCAAACACAGCATCAACGGCGTAGAGTTCACCACCGGCACGCTCGAAGGCAAACCCGTGGTGGTGTTCCTGTCGGGCATCAGCATGACCAACGCGGCCATGAACACCCAACTGGTGCTGGACCGCTTCAATGTGAGCCATGTGGTCTTCAGCGGCATTGCAGGCGGCGTCAACCCCAGCCTGCACATCGGCGACGTAACGGTGCCCGCGCAGTGGGGCCAGTACATGGAATGGCTGATGGCGCGCGAAGACCAACCCGGCCAGTACAGCGCCCCCGCCTGGATGCAAAGCGAGCTGACCCTGCCCGCCTTCGGCATGATGCACCCGCGCCCGGTGGAGGTGCGCTCTGCCGCCAACCCCCAGCTCAGCAAGAAGTTCTGGTTCGAAGCCGACCCAAAGATGCTGGCCACCGCCCGCAGCGTGCAGAACGTTGGCCTGGAGCATTGCCTGGCCGCCACCTGCCTCAAGCAGCGCCCCCTGCTGGTGGTGGGCGGCAACGGCGTGTCGGGCCAGGCGTTTGTGGACAACAAGGCCTTCCGCGAATACGCCTTCAAGACCTTCGAGGCCAACGTGCTCGACATGGAAACCGCCGCCACAGCCATGGTGGCGCACAGCAATGGAGTGCCTTACATCGCATTCCGGTCGCTGAGCGATCTCGCCGGTGGTGGTGATGGCGAAAACGAAATGGACACCTTCATGGGCATGGCAGCAGCCAACTCAGCCAAGGTGCTGCGGGCCTTTCTGGCGGCCTGGAAGTGA
- a CDS encoding ABC transporter ATP-binding protein, with amino-acid sequence MPPVLRLTGITKRFGKLVANDGISLTLARGEVLALLGENGAGKSTLMSILFGHYVADEGSIEVFGQPLPPGQPRAALAAGIGMVHQHFTLADNLTVLDNVLLGTEPLWHPFSRRSEARAKLLAVSQQFGLPVSPDARVGSLSVGERQRVEILKALYRGARILILDEPTAVLTPQESEALFDTLAQMVAQGLSIIFISHKLGEVLRVSHRVAVLRQGQLVAEAPAQGATQGQLAQWMVGHAIEAAERRPAKNVGEPICTLTHVSTAPTGRDRLNDVSLILRAGEIVAIAGVSGNGQVALADVLCGVRVASSGHVTLRGAPLQARPAWLVTQGVARIPEDRHAVGVVGDLPEWENAVSERLRGPWFAHPWFRAFWVKRRAARQHAQRVAETFDVRGGGADAPARSLSGGNMQKLILGRALMPPQDAAGNSAPAPQLIVAHQPTWGLDIGAVVFVQQQLIAARDAGAAVLLISDDLDEVLALGDRVAVMHDGHLSEARRTEDWTREAIGLAMAGATPAVRAEPVEALRGASTGSA; translated from the coding sequence ATGCCGCCCGTCCTGCGCCTCACCGGCATCACCAAACGCTTCGGCAAGCTCGTCGCCAACGACGGCATCAGCCTGACCCTCGCGCGCGGCGAGGTGCTGGCCTTGCTGGGCGAGAACGGCGCAGGCAAGTCCACGCTGATGTCCATCCTGTTCGGGCACTACGTGGCCGACGAAGGCAGCATCGAAGTCTTCGGCCAACCCCTGCCCCCGGGCCAGCCGCGCGCGGCCCTGGCAGCGGGCATTGGCATGGTGCACCAGCACTTCACGCTGGCCGACAACCTCACGGTGCTGGACAACGTGCTGCTGGGCACCGAGCCGCTGTGGCACCCCTTCTCACGCCGTAGCGAGGCACGCGCCAAGCTGCTGGCCGTATCGCAGCAGTTTGGTCTGCCTGTCAGCCCCGATGCGCGCGTCGGAAGCCTCTCGGTGGGCGAGCGGCAGCGGGTCGAAATCCTGAAAGCGCTTTACCGGGGCGCTCGCATCCTCATCCTCGACGAACCCACCGCCGTGCTCACCCCGCAGGAGAGCGAGGCGCTGTTCGACACCCTGGCGCAGATGGTGGCGCAGGGCCTGTCCATCATCTTCATCAGCCACAAACTGGGCGAAGTGCTGCGCGTATCGCACCGCGTGGCCGTGCTACGCCAGGGCCAACTGGTGGCTGAAGCGCCAGCACAGGGCGCCACGCAGGGGCAGCTCGCGCAATGGATGGTGGGCCACGCGATCGAGGCGGCCGAGCGCCGCCCCGCCAAGAACGTGGGCGAGCCCATCTGCACCCTGACCCACGTCAGCACCGCCCCCACGGGACGCGACCGGCTGAACGATGTGTCCCTCATCCTGCGAGCAGGTGAGATCGTGGCGATTGCAGGCGTGAGCGGCAACGGCCAGGTGGCACTGGCCGATGTGCTGTGTGGCGTGCGTGTAGCCTCCTCCGGCCACGTCACCCTCCGCGGCGCCCCTCTGCAAGCCCGGCCCGCCTGGCTGGTCACCCAAGGCGTGGCCCGCATTCCCGAAGACCGGCACGCCGTGGGCGTGGTGGGCGACCTGCCCGAGTGGGAGAACGCCGTGTCCGAGCGCCTGCGCGGCCCCTGGTTTGCACACCCGTGGTTCCGCGCCTTCTGGGTCAAACGCCGCGCTGCGCGCCAGCATGCACAGCGCGTGGCCGAAACGTTTGATGTGCGTGGCGGCGGGGCTGATGCACCTGCGCGGTCACTCTCGGGCGGCAACATGCAAAAGCTCATCCTGGGCCGGGCACTGATGCCGCCACAGGACGCGGCAGGTAACTCAGCCCCCGCGCCTCAACTCATCGTGGCCCACCAACCCACCTGGGGGCTGGACATTGGCGCGGTGGTGTTTGTGCAGCAGCAGCTCATTGCCGCGCGCGATGCAGGGGCCGCCGTACTGCTCATTTCTGACGACCTGGACGAAGTGCTGGCGTTGGGCGACCGTGTGGCGGTGATGCACGACGGCCACCTGAGCGAGGCACGACGCACCGAAGACTGGACACGCGAAGCCATCGGCCTGGCCATGGCGGGTGCTACCCCCGCCGTTCGGGCTGAGCCTGTCGAAGCCTTGCGCGGCGCTTCGACAGGCTCAGCGTGA
- a CDS encoding ABC transporter permease, translated as MRLEKRNHTSPAAYVLAPVGAVVFTLLISGLLVLWAGAPVGRTYALLLQGAFGSVFALTETLTRATPLILTGLAAAVAFRARLFNIGAEGQLYAGALAAVAVGGMHGGTGLEWPPYVLFPLMMLAAALAGAALLLGPALMKARLGVDEVVTTLLLNFIMLLLVSALLDGPMKDPLSMGWPQSVALQGDLELSKLVPQTRLHTGLLWAVSLAVMLWALLARTVPGFDIRAAGANARAAAFAGVPITRTVVLVALLSGGLAGLAGAIEVAGRTSYVTLDMSPGYGYSGIVIAMLAGLHPLGVIAAGTFVAGVLVGADSMSRAVGVPTYIADVIVATSLIAVLVAGLLAQYRVRWK; from the coding sequence ATGAGACTCGAAAAACGCAACCACACATCCCCCGCCGCCTACGTGCTGGCGCCGGTGGGCGCCGTGGTGTTCACGCTGCTCATCAGCGGCCTGCTGGTGCTGTGGGCCGGAGCGCCAGTCGGCCGTACGTATGCATTGCTGCTGCAAGGCGCCTTCGGATCGGTGTTTGCACTGACCGAGACCCTCACCCGCGCAACGCCGCTGATCCTGACGGGGCTTGCCGCCGCCGTGGCCTTCCGGGCGCGGCTGTTCAACATTGGCGCCGAGGGGCAGCTCTACGCCGGGGCTCTGGCCGCCGTGGCCGTGGGCGGCATGCATGGCGGCACGGGGCTGGAGTGGCCGCCCTATGTGCTGTTCCCACTGATGATGCTGGCGGCCGCGCTGGCAGGCGCGGCGCTGCTGCTGGGCCCGGCGCTGATGAAGGCGCGGCTGGGGGTGGACGAAGTCGTCACCACGCTGCTGCTCAACTTCATCATGCTGCTGCTGGTGTCGGCTCTGCTCGATGGGCCGATGAAAGACCCGCTCTCCATGGGCTGGCCGCAGAGCGTGGCGCTGCAGGGTGACTTGGAGCTTTCCAAACTGGTGCCGCAAACGCGCCTGCACACTGGCCTGCTGTGGGCGGTGTCGCTGGCGGTGATGCTGTGGGCGCTGCTGGCGCGCACGGTGCCGGGCTTTGACATCCGCGCCGCGGGGGCCAATGCGCGGGCGGCGGCGTTTGCGGGCGTGCCCATCACCCGCACGGTGGTGCTGGTGGCCCTGCTCTCGGGCGGGTTGGCGGGGCTGGCGGGCGCTATCGAGGTGGCGGGCCGCACCAGCTATGTGACGCTCGACATGTCGCCCGGCTACGGCTACAGCGGCATCGTGATCGCCATGCTGGCCGGGCTTCACCCGCTGGGCGTGATTGCGGCGGGCACCTTTGTGGCGGGCGTGCTGGTGGGGGCGGACAGCATGAGCCGCGCGGTGGGCGTACCGACCTACATTGCGGATGTGATCGTGGCGACTTCGCTGATTGCGGTGCTGGTGGCGGGCCTGCTCGCGCAATACAGAGTGCGCTGGAAGTGA
- a CDS encoding ABC transporter permease yields the protein MTELLDILANPAFWIATLRVATPLILGTLGVLMCERAGVLNLGIEGIMVAGAFTGWLAVYAGYGLWTGVLVAALTGAVFGLLHAWLTVGLALSQHVSGLGITLLATALSYYGYRVSFPKVNTPPTIEPFAAMDWLGIPILSAQTPLTLLALLLVPLLAWVLMRTPLGLAVRMVGENPQAAEGQGISVAAMRTGAIVAGSALMGVAGSFLTLSAFNAFFFNMVNGRGWICVALVVFASWRPGKALLGALLFAFFDALQLRLQQAGDAWLPYQVYLMLPYLLSILALVLVARKAAYPQALMKPYRKGER from the coding sequence ATGACCGAACTGCTCGACATCCTCGCCAACCCCGCGTTCTGGATCGCCACGCTGCGTGTGGCCACGCCGCTCATCCTGGGCACGCTGGGGGTGCTCATGTGCGAACGCGCGGGTGTGCTCAACCTGGGCATTGAAGGGATCATGGTGGCTGGCGCCTTCACCGGCTGGCTGGCGGTGTATGCGGGCTACGGGCTGTGGACGGGGGTGCTGGTGGCGGCACTCACGGGCGCGGTGTTCGGGCTGCTGCATGCGTGGCTCACCGTGGGGCTGGCGCTGTCGCAGCATGTCTCCGGCCTGGGCATCACGCTGCTGGCCACGGCGCTCAGCTACTACGGCTACCGCGTGAGCTTCCCCAAGGTGAACACGCCGCCCACCATCGAACCGTTTGCGGCGATGGACTGGCTGGGCATTCCCATCCTTTCGGCTCAAACACCGCTCACGCTGCTGGCGCTGCTGCTGGTGCCGCTGCTGGCCTGGGTGCTGATGCGCACGCCGCTGGGCTTGGCGGTGCGCATGGTGGGCGAGAACCCGCAGGCGGCTGAGGGCCAGGGCATCTCGGTGGCGGCGATGCGCACGGGCGCCATCGTTGCAGGGTCCGCGCTGATGGGCGTAGCGGGCAGCTTCCTCACGCTCTCAGCGTTCAACGCGTTTTTCTTCAACATGGTCAACGGGCGTGGCTGGATCTGCGTGGCGTTGGTGGTGTTTGCCTCGTGGCGGCCCGGCAAGGCGCTGCTGGGTGCGCTGCTGTTTGCCTTCTTCGACGCGCTGCAGTTGCGGCTGCAACAGGCGGGCGATGCGTGGCTGCCGTACCAGGTCTATTTGATGCTGCCGTACCTGCTGTCCATCCTGGCGCTGGTGCTGGTGGCGCGCAAGGCCGCTTATCCTCAGGCGCTGATGAAGCCCTACCGCAAGGGGGAACGTTGA